Proteins encoded within one genomic window of Flavobacterium gilvum:
- a CDS encoding type I restriction-modification system subunit M, with protein sequence MTQEQIKNLEKELWDAADELRGNSKLTAAEYKDPLLGLVLLRFAQNRYEDAKISVANSLPINPRTGTQREATKDDYAAAGAILLPEKAKYDYLAALPESEDIADAINNAMKLIEAEYPDLAGILPKSFQEFDDKLLRDLVRVFNKDAVRHAKGDVFGRIYEFFLMKFSMQGAGAQEGGEFFTPPSLVNLIVNFIQPNHGIVHDPACGSGGMFVQTAHFIQDHDHKSVNESITVYGTELKSNNAKLAKMNLAIHGIEGKIIESNSFYTNPHNLTGKCDFVMANPPFNVDKVDAKNKFLAEDERLPFGAPLTGNGTVSNGNYLWMQYFHSYLNGTGRAGFVMASSATDAGNAEKRIRQQLIETGDVECIVSVGNNFFYTRSLPCHVWFYNKGKKPENKNKILMIDARNTFRKVTTTINDFSEEQMEGLTAIMALFRGEKPEVSANNNWFNEKFPDGKYTDMEGLCKIVDLEEVAAQDYSLTPGRYVGVVVELDMDFDYQGRMTEIHSELATLNEEANRLMQQIQSVQL encoded by the coding sequence ATGACTCAAGAACAAATAAAAAATTTAGAAAAAGAACTCTGGGATGCCGCCGACGAACTCAGAGGAAACTCCAAACTTACCGCTGCCGAATACAAAGATCCTTTATTGGGTTTAGTGTTATTGCGTTTTGCCCAAAACCGTTATGAAGATGCCAAAATAAGTGTTGCCAATTCCTTGCCCATAAACCCACGCACGGGAACGCAGCGTGAAGCCACCAAAGACGATTACGCCGCTGCCGGAGCAATCCTATTGCCCGAAAAAGCCAAATACGATTACCTCGCCGCACTGCCCGAAAGCGAGGACATAGCCGATGCCATCAACAATGCCATGAAACTCATAGAGGCCGAATACCCCGATTTGGCAGGTATTTTACCGAAAAGCTTTCAGGAATTCGACGATAAACTGTTGCGCGATTTGGTTCGCGTGTTTAATAAGGATGCCGTTCGCCATGCCAAAGGTGATGTTTTCGGGCGCATCTATGAATTTTTCTTGATGAAATTCTCCATGCAGGGTGCCGGTGCCCAGGAAGGCGGCGAATTCTTTACGCCTCCGTCATTGGTAAACCTGATTGTGAATTTTATACAGCCCAATCACGGAATCGTGCATGATCCTGCTTGCGGATCTGGGGGTATGTTTGTGCAAACTGCCCATTTTATACAGGATCACGACCATAAAAGCGTGAACGAATCCATCACCGTTTATGGCACCGAGCTGAAAAGCAACAACGCCAAGCTGGCCAAAATGAACTTGGCCATTCACGGTATCGAGGGCAAAATCATAGAAAGCAACAGCTTTTATACCAACCCACACAACCTGACCGGAAAATGCGATTTTGTCATGGCCAATCCGCCTTTTAATGTGGATAAGGTAGATGCCAAAAACAAATTCCTGGCCGAAGACGAGCGTCTGCCTTTTGGCGCACCACTTACCGGAAACGGAACCGTAAGCAACGGAAATTACCTTTGGATGCAGTATTTCCATTCATATCTGAACGGAACGGGACGCGCCGGATTTGTCATGGCTTCCTCCGCGACCGATGCCGGAAATGCCGAAAAACGCATCCGCCAGCAATTGATAGAAACCGGCGATGTGGAATGTATCGTCTCGGTGGGAAACAACTTTTTCTATACCCGATCGTTGCCCTGCCATGTGTGGTTTTACAACAAAGGCAAAAAGCCCGAAAACAAAAACAAAATCCTGATGATCGATGCGCGCAACACCTTTCGCAAGGTGACGACGACCATTAATGATTTCAGCGAGGAACAAATGGAAGGTCTTACGGCTATCATGGCGCTATTTCGTGGCGAAAAACCCGAAGTAAGTGCCAACAATAATTGGTTTAACGAAAAGTTCCCAGACGGAAAGTATACCGATATGGAAGGCCTTTGCAAAATTGTGGATTTGGAAGAAGTAGCCGCCCAAGATTACAGCCTTACACCCGGCCGTTATGTGGGTGTGGTGGTTGAGCTGGACATGGACTTTGATTACCAAGGACGAATGACAGAGATACATAGCGAATTGGCAACTTTGAATGAAGAGGCCAACCGATTGATGCAACAAATTCAAAGTGTGCAGTTATGA
- the sbcD gene encoding exonuclease subunit SbcD, which produces MTLKIIHTSDWHLGQTFLQKSRIEEHQLFIDWLLETAKTKNIDAIIVAGDIFDVSNPSIEALNKYHYFLTEAFKSEIQVIITGGNHDSAARLNSYKDIFEILNISVVGGEHGNLGAVIPVFKRKEETPRAVVTVVPYLRDGDIRKISEGESLNEAHGLFTVEVKKHYDNLLQQAKEKHADIPVIGTAHLFVTGSVTSEPSEKKMHVLAGTLGQIPSTVFSEGYDYVAMGHIHKPQLIAHPENVVLRYSGSPIPLSFSERNDQKEVTLLTIEGKNIAFAPIPVPLKRDIIRFEGTANEIIDKIKSYHSSNELTTWGEIIITEKVNFIEFNEQINELCFEKNIEILNRSTRITNSEIASVREHFIVGTDNNPLDDVHEIFKLRCEKKGINEEGINELMPLFNQILEKVKATE; this is translated from the coding sequence ATGACATTAAAAATAATCCACACTTCTGACTGGCATCTCGGCCAAACATTTTTGCAGAAATCAAGAATAGAAGAGCACCAATTGTTCATTGACTGGCTTTTAGAAACTGCCAAAACGAAAAATATTGATGCCATCATTGTGGCTGGGGATATTTTTGACGTTTCAAACCCGTCGATAGAAGCATTAAATAAATACCATTATTTCCTCACCGAAGCATTTAAAAGTGAAATTCAAGTTATAATTACCGGAGGCAACCATGATTCTGCTGCACGTTTGAATTCTTATAAAGATATTTTTGAAATTCTGAATATATCGGTTGTTGGCGGAGAACACGGTAATTTAGGAGCTGTCATCCCTGTTTTTAAACGGAAAGAAGAAACACCTCGAGCTGTAGTAACAGTAGTTCCTTATCTGCGAGACGGAGATATCAGAAAAATTTCCGAAGGAGAAAGCCTTAATGAAGCACATGGATTATTTACCGTTGAGGTTAAGAAACACTATGACAATTTATTGCAACAAGCCAAAGAAAAACATGCAGACATTCCTGTTATTGGCACTGCCCATTTATTTGTTACAGGTTCTGTCACCAGCGAACCATCAGAAAAAAAAATGCACGTTTTGGCGGGGACATTAGGCCAAATTCCTTCTACTGTTTTTTCTGAGGGATATGATTACGTTGCCATGGGACATATTCACAAACCACAGTTGATTGCACATCCTGAAAACGTTGTATTGAGATACTCGGGATCCCCTATTCCCTTAAGTTTCAGTGAACGTAACGACCAAAAAGAAGTTACGTTGTTGACAATTGAAGGTAAAAATATTGCTTTTGCTCCTATTCCTGTACCCTTAAAAAGGGATATTATCAGATTTGAGGGTACTGCAAACGAAATTATCGATAAAATAAAATCATATCACTCATCTAATGAATTAACAACTTGGGGAGAAATCATTATCACCGAAAAAGTCAATTTTATTGAATTCAATGAACAGATTAATGAATTGTGTTTTGAAAAAAACATAGAAATCCTCAACCGTAGTACCAGAATAACCAATTCTGAAATAGCATCGGTCAGAGAACATTTCATTGTCGGAACAGATAATAATCCGCTCGATGACGTTCATGAAATTTTCAAATTGCGATGCGAAAAAAAAGGTATTAATGAAGAAGGAATCAATGAACTGATGCCCTTATTTAATCAGATTTTGGAAAAAGTTAAAGCAACTGAATAG
- a CDS encoding SbcC/MukB-like Walker B domain-containing protein: protein MKILKININNIHSLKGIQPEINFSEGILGNAGLYAITGQTGAGKSTILDAITLALYGKTNRHGNDKPSEEIITRNQKEAFSEVTFEVDNEVYLAKWNAAFTRTGSLRSDVRQLYKIDGDNFLLLADKVKEVDLKIEEIIGLKYEQFTKSILLAQNNFSAFLKAKPDERAEMLSKITGTQIYELISKKVFEQAKTLESEINILRSSINANFLSQEELEKITNDILEKEKTATIQKNQLDTLIAEIAWLDAIDLVKKEIENKNTELQEIDEHFKQNEAIYLKLADFNKAKLIETDFQAFQNAEINCQNNFNETTTTAESVKNLSEQLSNTEPKLKIASINLQAAKGELLLKKPLIEQAKSTINAISANKEILNEIAPRFKRTTEDNAVNEKNLASETQKKSALEQTISANEKVIVSLSKYESWDAEKGSVELLYRDIETLQSEINNTSIDQLQEQLSAYDQEKIGVENLIPKLHEEINKLTNDTASIEKQKNEFPSFEILSQTKEDLNKQLENWAKLAKYIETSAVEKENLKKVEEDLKKGKVQKENLEKLISEKKDLVKTLEENKTLKLLVASLEEHRHNLKDGDPCALCGSTKHPYALNLPKDLEENDDSKIEKISSELKGLNAEEVNCIKSISALEQQILTSKNNLPILEREINVLKTILKIDTPLTADIIQLNSDETTRLLEKTEEHVASLSGLTSSLEVQTKLLSSKKDILNKVEMIHKDYQTASASIIKNKGAIKNNFEIIVEKFQQFGHTLDTQNLESVAIIHKQLTATCTLLNEEKEKLKANQNTLGELKTSLATLQTQDKNFKTEIESLKKEITKLTELEKTYSDQLHNQTKTFILKSPVEEENRLQEIVNRGQESVDKLTQTFNTLSATIKTKKETLEKLTSEKTELDKKQETSKQNLQSKLSENNFESLEALTEALSLTDNESISVQKKNFDISKQQTEGALKSSRDRLEVLLGNPLTAKSKDELTTYRTELDAISSALHQEIGQLREQIENNGRILEENKQIVENINSKTKDFEKWELLNKTIGSADGKTFKKFAQDFTLSLLIQHANKHLETMFRRYELFKDDNSEEMELQIKDNSFYGEIRNINSLSGGETFLVSLSLALGLSDLASKKTKIRSLFIDEGFGTLDPENLNNALDTLEMLRQTENRQIGIISHIDELKKRVTTQIKVNKISNEYSNLEIVD from the coding sequence ATGAAAATCCTCAAGATCAACATCAATAATATTCACTCATTAAAAGGAATCCAGCCAGAAATAAATTTTTCTGAAGGCATATTGGGCAATGCGGGTTTGTATGCCATTACAGGTCAGACAGGTGCCGGGAAATCGACAATTTTGGATGCCATAACGCTTGCTTTATACGGAAAAACCAATCGGCACGGTAATGATAAACCTTCGGAGGAAATCATTACACGTAATCAAAAAGAAGCTTTTTCGGAAGTTACTTTTGAAGTAGATAATGAGGTTTATTTGGCTAAATGGAATGCAGCTTTCACGAGAACGGGATCGTTGCGTTCCGATGTAAGGCAGTTGTACAAAATTGATGGGGATAATTTTTTATTATTGGCAGACAAAGTAAAAGAAGTTGACCTAAAAATTGAAGAAATCATCGGATTAAAATACGAGCAGTTTACCAAATCCATATTGCTGGCACAGAATAATTTTTCGGCTTTCTTAAAAGCAAAACCAGACGAACGTGCCGAAATGCTGAGTAAAATTACAGGAACCCAGATTTATGAGTTGATTTCAAAAAAGGTTTTTGAACAAGCCAAAACGCTTGAAAGCGAAATTAACATTCTTAGAAGTTCTATCAATGCCAATTTTTTAAGCCAAGAAGAGCTAGAAAAAATCACGAATGATATTTTAGAAAAGGAAAAAACGGCCACCATTCAAAAGAATCAATTGGATACTTTGATTGCCGAAATTGCTTGGTTGGACGCGATCGATTTGGTTAAAAAAGAAATAGAAAACAAGAATACGGAATTACAGGAAATTGACGAACATTTTAAGCAAAATGAAGCTATTTATCTAAAGTTGGCCGATTTTAACAAAGCTAAATTAATTGAGACTGATTTTCAAGCTTTTCAAAATGCTGAAATAAATTGTCAAAATAATTTTAATGAGACAACTACAACTGCTGAAAGCGTAAAAAACCTGTCAGAACAACTCAGTAACACTGAACCAAAATTAAAAATTGCTTCCATCAATTTACAAGCAGCAAAAGGCGAATTGTTACTGAAAAAACCGTTGATTGAACAGGCAAAATCAACGATTAACGCTATATCGGCAAACAAAGAAATTCTAAATGAAATCGCTCCTAGATTCAAAAGAACAACCGAAGATAATGCTGTTAATGAGAAAAATTTAGCTTCAGAAACTCAAAAAAAATCAGCTTTGGAACAAACAATTTCTGCGAATGAAAAGGTAATAGTTTCTCTCAGTAAATACGAATCTTGGGATGCCGAAAAAGGATCTGTAGAGCTGCTTTATCGTGATATTGAAACATTGCAATCAGAAATTAATAATACTAGCATTGATCAATTGCAGGAACAGCTATCGGCCTACGATCAGGAGAAAATTGGAGTTGAAAATCTGATACCTAAGCTCCATGAAGAAATCAACAAACTCACCAATGACACAGCTTCAATTGAAAAACAGAAAAATGAATTTCCCTCTTTTGAAATATTAAGCCAAACAAAAGAAGATTTAAACAAACAACTTGAAAACTGGGCTAAACTTGCAAAATATATTGAAACCTCTGCAGTTGAAAAAGAAAATTTAAAAAAAGTCGAAGAAGATTTAAAAAAAGGGAAAGTCCAGAAAGAAAATCTTGAAAAACTGATTTCCGAAAAAAAGGATTTGGTTAAAACGCTGGAAGAAAACAAAACACTGAAACTTTTGGTGGCAAGTTTGGAAGAACACCGACACAACCTGAAAGACGGTGATCCTTGTGCATTATGTGGTTCTACCAAGCATCCGTATGCACTCAATTTGCCTAAAGATCTTGAGGAAAATGATGATTCTAAAATAGAAAAAATTAGTTCAGAATTAAAAGGTCTGAATGCAGAAGAAGTCAACTGTATTAAAAGTATTTCGGCTTTGGAACAGCAAATACTGACTTCCAAAAACAATCTGCCGATTTTAGAACGCGAAATAAACGTCCTGAAAACGATATTAAAAATTGATACTCCCCTCACTGCCGACATTATCCAGTTGAATTCGGATGAAACAACCAGATTATTAGAGAAAACAGAGGAACATGTAGCAAGTTTATCGGGTTTGACCTCATCTTTAGAAGTACAGACAAAGTTACTGTCATCAAAGAAAGATATTTTGAATAAGGTGGAAATGATCCATAAGGATTATCAAACTGCTTCGGCCAGCATCATAAAAAACAAAGGGGCAATCAAAAACAATTTTGAGATAATTGTTGAAAAATTCCAACAGTTCGGGCATACTTTGGACACCCAAAATTTAGAATCAGTTGCTATTATCCATAAACAATTAACCGCCACATGCACATTGTTAAATGAGGAAAAGGAAAAACTGAAAGCCAACCAAAATACACTTGGCGAACTTAAAACCAGCCTTGCCACTTTGCAAACTCAGGATAAAAATTTTAAAACTGAAATCGAAAGCCTGAAAAAAGAAATCACAAAGCTTACTGAATTGGAAAAAACATATTCGGATCAGCTACACAATCAAACAAAAACTTTTATCTTAAAATCTCCTGTAGAAGAAGAGAACCGACTTCAGGAAATCGTCAATAGAGGGCAGGAATCTGTCGACAAACTTACTCAAACTTTCAATACGCTTTCGGCAACGATAAAAACCAAAAAAGAAACATTAGAAAAACTGACATCCGAAAAAACGGAATTGGACAAAAAGCAAGAAACTTCAAAACAAAATCTGCAAAGTAAACTGTCTGAAAATAATTTTGAATCGCTTGAAGCGTTAACAGAAGCCCTTTCGCTTACTGACAACGAGTCGATTTCTGTACAAAAAAAGAATTTTGACATTAGTAAACAACAGACCGAAGGTGCTTTAAAATCAAGTCGCGACCGACTTGAAGTTCTTTTAGGAAACCCTCTAACGGCAAAATCCAAAGACGAATTAACGACCTACAGAACCGAATTGGATGCCATCAGTTCTGCCTTACATCAGGAAATCGGACAACTGAGAGAGCAAATCGAAAATAACGGGAGAATCCTGGAAGAGAACAAACAGATCGTGGAGAATATCAATTCCAAAACCAAAGATTTTGAAAAATGGGAATTATTGAACAAAACCATCGGATCGGCAGATGGTAAAACATTTAAAAAATTCGCCCAGGATTTCACACTCTCACTATTGATTCAGCACGCCAATAAGCATCTGGAAACCATGTTCAGACGATACGAACTTTTCAAAGATGATAATTCAGAAGAAATGGAGTTACAAATAAAAGACAACAGTTTTTATGGTGAAATCCGGAACATCAATTCGCTTTCCGGTGGCGAAACTTTTTTGGTAAGTTTGTCACTGGCACTTGGTCTTTCTGATTTGGCCAGCAAAAAAACTAAAATACGTTCTTTGTTTATAGACGAAGGTTTTGGAACGCTTGACCCTGAAAACCTAAACAATGCACTTGATACTCTGGAAATGCTTCGCCAAACCGAAAACCGCCAAATAGGCATTATTTCACATATTGACGAACTCAAAAAAAGAGTCACCACTCAAATCAAGGTAAATAAAATTTCAAATGAATATAGTAACCTTGAAATAGTGGATTGA
- a CDS encoding integrase repeat-containing protein, whose amino-acid sequence MSIKNKSLFKDVTASQYLNLLYKKSIIASYRTKPLRRDLFANYSLDFKSFINHLNSNQNYISIIKVIEDLSNKNTPDFELFYLKNGSYYSHNEIGLAFLRQKSRSSLENLKITSETSFKILVDKYNEAILDNHVDIEQLNWDFLLIFKTFFGTIELSELIELYLDILLDEKEYDGCEIIETILFDENLAPNHYFLQKNPFIFEKIIKCWCFTDKKTLSKSVFDKMFQYIDENFEMMKDAFEFHNLTPEQQIVYSNKIKNNIKKEDRDSYFETLTNIPKTWSFVNLTQINNVFRLNLIDENYYKKRIVKLEDNKKITDNYENEIESFNFLVLNADADIPKQIDDNEYFHYHNVYDFYELNSSQKAEYKTAFNGKSNLHKVKKYVSFRIVRINDAYYKDEITSDSAINELHFLSQFTSIYENNHVENIKAFESVKKSNLSEKINKCIYAISEYTRCFNNGICVYHNEYYYRFYISLEYSDAIKLPEEVLDIIIQGGNISNEEWNKWSQIGSNITYEANKLIERSYSELRSAKIEKELLLQLIKNTDNDCSVFMSMFHEKAASNTRCRFIGSVISKLISAYMKIKDFEKAIYWSDIFIDTISKYPFVYPTCKPEEIHSKREECIGKLKLITEKNKPKQSVFLSFEEAKIFVKTLNLKSEKEWREFRKSGLKPENIPSSPEKVYKNAGWNGFADWLGYNLSIIGSDFLSFEDAKNFVKTLNLKSVSEWKELKKSGLKPENIPASPENVYKNEGWNGFEDWLGYEKVSRSVLIDCLDFEDAKLFVHQLNINSFREWRAYCKSGDKPNNIPSNPKEVYKNKGWNGFADWLGYKTV is encoded by the coding sequence ATGAGTATCAAAAATAAATCATTATTTAAAGATGTAACTGCGTCCCAATACCTTAATTTACTTTATAAGAAATCAATAATTGCTTCTTATCGTACAAAACCACTAAGACGTGATTTATTTGCAAACTATAGTTTAGATTTCAAATCATTTATAAATCACTTAAATTCAAATCAAAACTACATTTCAATAATTAAGGTCATAGAAGATCTTTCAAACAAAAATACTCCTGATTTTGAACTATTTTATTTAAAAAATGGGTCTTATTATTCTCATAATGAAATAGGTTTGGCATTTTTAAGGCAGAAATCAAGATCTTCTTTGGAGAATCTAAAAATAACTTCAGAGACTTCATTTAAAATATTAGTAGATAAATACAATGAAGCAATATTAGATAATCATGTAGACATCGAACAACTCAATTGGGATTTTCTGTTGATATTTAAAACATTTTTTGGGACTATTGAGTTGTCAGAACTAATTGAACTTTATTTAGATATACTTTTAGATGAAAAGGAATATGATGGGTGTGAAATAATTGAGACTATTCTATTTGATGAAAATCTTGCTCCCAATCATTATTTTCTCCAAAAAAATCCATTTATTTTTGAAAAAATTATAAAATGTTGGTGTTTTACAGATAAAAAGACACTCTCCAAGAGTGTTTTTGACAAAATGTTCCAATATATAGATGAAAATTTTGAAATGATGAAAGATGCTTTTGAGTTTCATAATTTAACACCAGAACAACAAATAGTTTATTCCAATAAAATTAAAAATAATATAAAAAAAGAAGATCGTGATTCGTATTTTGAAACATTAACAAACATACCTAAAACATGGAGTTTTGTTAACTTAACACAAATAAATAACGTTTTTAGACTAAATCTAATCGATGAAAATTATTATAAAAAGCGCATAGTTAAACTTGAGGATAATAAGAAAATAACGGATAATTATGAAAACGAAATTGAAAGTTTTAATTTTTTGGTTTTAAATGCAGATGCCGATATACCCAAGCAAATTGATGACAATGAATATTTTCACTATCACAATGTTTATGATTTCTATGAATTAAATTCATCACAAAAAGCAGAATATAAAACTGCATTCAATGGAAAAAGCAATTTGCATAAAGTAAAAAAATATGTATCGTTCAGAATTGTAAGAATAAATGATGCATACTATAAAGATGAGATAACAAGCGATAGTGCTATAAATGAACTACATTTTTTAAGTCAATTTACCTCAATATACGAAAATAACCATGTAGAGAACATTAAAGCCTTTGAATCAGTAAAGAAAAGTAATTTATCTGAAAAGATAAATAAATGTATCTATGCTATTTCTGAATATACAAGATGTTTTAACAACGGTATTTGTGTTTATCATAACGAATACTATTATCGTTTCTATATTTCATTAGAATATAGCGATGCAATTAAATTACCTGAAGAAGTACTTGATATTATAATTCAGGGTGGGAATATTTCAAATGAAGAATGGAATAAGTGGAGCCAGATTGGAAGTAATATTACCTATGAAGCCAATAAACTTATTGAAAGATCGTATTCAGAATTAAGGTCTGCTAAAATTGAAAAAGAGCTTCTTTTGCAACTTATTAAAAATACTGATAATGATTGTAGTGTTTTTATGTCTATGTTTCATGAAAAAGCAGCGTCAAATACACGTTGTAGATTTATTGGTTCTGTAATCTCAAAGCTCATTTCTGCATACATGAAAATAAAGGACTTTGAAAAAGCAATTTATTGGTCAGATATTTTCATTGATACTATTTCAAAATATCCTTTTGTTTATCCAACTTGTAAACCTGAAGAAATACATTCAAAAAGAGAAGAATGCATTGGCAAGCTGAAATTAATCACTGAAAAAAACAAACCAAAACAGTCAGTATTTCTTTCTTTTGAAGAAGCAAAGATTTTTGTAAAGACTTTGAATCTTAAAAGTGAGAAGGAATGGAGGGAGTTTAGAAAATCAGGTTTAAAACCTGAAAACATTCCTTCTTCTCCCGAAAAAGTATACAAAAATGCAGGATGGAATGGCTTTGCAGATTGGCTAGGATATAATTTATCTATAATCGGTAGTGATTTTCTTTCTTTTGAGGATGCAAAGAATTTTGTAAAAACTTTAAATCTTAAAAGTGTGAGTGAATGGAAGGAGTTGAAAAAATCTGGTTTAAAACCTGAAAACATTCCTGCTTCTCCTGAAAATGTTTACAAAAATGAGGGATGGAATGGATTTGAAGATTGGCTGGGATATGAAAAGGTTTCACGTAGTGTTCTAATAGATTGTTTAGATTTTGAAGACGCAAAACTATTTGTGCATCAACTAAATATAAATAGTTTTAGAGAATGGAGAGCATATTGTAAATCGGGAGATAAACCCAACAACATACCTTCCAATCCAAAAGAGGTTTACAAAAATAAAGGCTGGAATGGCTTTGCTGATTGGTTGGGGTATAAAACTGTTTAA
- a CDS encoding beta strand repeat-containing protein produces the protein MKKIKAYSVKILFTTVMSIFLLYSCTEEFDYGKSDNAVKTIESNNVLQTTATVSGTVITDNGVSLSERGICYSTNNNPTVSDSKKLDSQATLGSFNCTLTNLSPSTTYFARAYATNGYGTAYGGEVTFTTQKATIPIITSTTVASSITQISAITGGNITNSGASNVTSRGVCFSKTNSNPTISDTKTSDGTGIGQYTSSLINLSPNTKYYIRAYATNDVGTAYGDLKSFTTTSATIPVVSTTIASFISQTTAVSGGNVTSESGASIISRGVCWSNTTATPTILNSKTVDGTGLGIFTSSLAGLAPGTTYYVRAYATNSVGTSYGTAISFTTSFATIPNGITTTNATSITQSTATSGGSVASDGGASITSRGVCWSNTTASPTIANPKTIDGSGTGSFISSLTGLTANTTYYVRSYATNSVGTTYGAYQSFRTSAATMPTGVTTKNISSITQTTASSGGDVLSDGGALITARGVCWSDTNSLPTIYNSTTTDGSGEGAFTSSITGLSAGKTYYVRAYATNSAGTAYGSVTTFTTLASALAIGQSYQGGIIAYIFQPGDSGYIAGQTHGLIATTVNQSTNAQWGCSGTSINTSTSIGTGQNNTTAIINGCTTSSIAARICNDLTSGGYSDWYLPSYYELQTLYSNRAVIGGFSGGYYWSSSQSSATIAYSINFSTGTATSTSKTSTAIVRAIRKF, from the coding sequence ATGAAAAAAATAAAAGCATATAGTGTGAAAATTCTATTCACAACAGTTATGAGCATCTTTTTATTATATAGTTGTACTGAAGAATTTGACTATGGTAAGTCTGATAATGCAGTTAAAACTATAGAATCTAACAATGTTTTACAAACAACGGCAACGGTTTCCGGTACAGTAATTACTGATAATGGTGTTAGTCTTTCTGAAAGAGGGATTTGTTATAGTACAAATAATAATCCTACTGTTTCAGATTCAAAAAAACTAGATTCTCAAGCAACTTTAGGCAGTTTCAATTGTACTTTAACTAATCTGTCTCCAAGCACGACCTATTTTGCAAGAGCATACGCAACAAATGGTTATGGAACGGCTTATGGGGGAGAAGTTACATTCACAACTCAAAAGGCGACTATTCCAATAATCACTTCGACTACTGTAGCCTCGTCAATTACACAAATCTCAGCTATTACTGGAGGGAACATTACTAATAGTGGAGCTTCAAATGTTACTAGCCGTGGAGTTTGTTTTAGTAAAACAAATTCAAATCCTACGATATCAGATACCAAAACCAGTGATGGTACAGGTATAGGACAATATACAAGTTCTTTGATAAATTTATCTCCAAACACAAAATACTACATAAGAGCATATGCTACAAATGATGTTGGTACTGCTTATGGTGATTTAAAATCATTTACTACCACATCGGCAACTATTCCAGTAGTTTCTACAACAATAGCATCATTTATTTCTCAAACAACTGCAGTTAGTGGTGGTAATGTGACTAGTGAAAGTGGAGCTAGTATTATTTCTCGTGGTGTTTGTTGGAGTAATACAACTGCAACGCCAACAATATTAAATTCTAAAACAGTGGATGGAACAGGATTAGGAATATTTACTAGTTCTTTGGCAGGATTAGCCCCAGGTACCACTTATTATGTTAGAGCGTATGCAACAAATAGTGTTGGTACTTCTTATGGCACTGCAATAAGTTTTACTACTTCATTTGCAACAATTCCTAATGGTATAACAACAACGAACGCTACTTCAATTACTCAGTCAACAGCAACTAGTGGAGGAAGTGTTGCAAGTGATGGTGGAGCTTCTATAACTTCTCGTGGGGTTTGTTGGAGTAACACAACTGCAAGTCCTACTATAGCAAACCCAAAAACAATTGATGGCTCTGGTACTGGATCTTTTATAAGTTCATTAACTGGTTTAACAGCAAATACAACCTATTATGTCAGGTCATATGCAACAAATAGCGTCGGAACAACTTATGGAGCCTATCAAAGTTTTAGAACTTCAGCCGCAACCATGCCTACAGGAGTTACTACAAAAAATATTTCTTCTATAACACAAACTACTGCTTCAAGTGGAGGTGATGTGTTAAGCGATGGAGGGGCATTAATAACCGCTCGTGGTGTGTGTTGGAGTGATACAAACTCTCTCCCCACTATATATAATAGCACTACAACAGATGGTTCTGGCGAGGGGGCGTTCACAAGTTCAATTACGGGATTATCTGCAGGTAAAACCTATTATGTTAGAGCTTATGCTACTAATAGCGCTGGTACTGCTTATGGTTCAGTAACAACATTTACAACATTGGCTTCTGCCTTAGCCATTGGGCAAAGCTATCAAGGAGGAATAATTGCATACATTTTTCAACCTGGGGATTCTGGTTATATAGCAGGTCAAACACACGGGTTAATTGCAACAACAGTAAATCAAAGCACAAATGCTCAATGGGGGTGTTCTGGAACATCAATTAACACAAGTACATCTATTGGAACTGGCCAGAATAATACAACAGCAATTATAAATGGATGTACTACTTCAAGTATTGCAGCTAGAATATGTAATGATTTAACTTCAGGAGGATATAGTGATTGGTATCTGCCAAGTTACTATGAACTACAAACATTGTATAGTAATAGAGCTGTAATAGGAGGATTCAGTGGTGGATATTATTGGAGTTCTTCGCAAAGTTCTGCAACAATAGCCTATAGTATTAATTTTTCAACCGGAACAGCAACTAGTACTTCAAAAACAAGTACAGCCATTGTTAGAGCAATTAGAAAATTTTAA